One part of the Candidatus Hydrogenedens sp. genome encodes these proteins:
- the rsmI gene encoding 16S rRNA (cytidine(1402)-2'-O)-methyltransferase, which translates to MGKLYIIATPIGNMEDITYRALRMLQEVELLLCEDTRVTRRLYSHYKIPFPPRVWACFEAREPKIISSVLEELSRGVKVGFCSDGGIPCISDPGYKLVQSAIESGHDVEVIPGATAVETALVLSGLPTSSYTFKGFPPRKEGPLHRFLEQEKDLPHTLIFFESPYRVQKFLEKAIKVLGDRKCAICFEMTKKFERVYRGYLSEVMERLKSETVKGEVTIVVAGNHPKFFNKALEL; encoded by the coding sequence ATGGGTAAACTGTATATAATAGCCACACCTATAGGAAACATGGAGGATATAACCTATCGGGCTTTGAGAATGTTGCAAGAAGTAGAGTTGCTCCTTTGTGAAGATACCCGTGTTACGCGTAGGTTATATAGTCATTATAAAATACCCTTTCCACCTCGTGTATGGGCATGCTTTGAAGCACGAGAACCTAAAATTATTTCCAGTGTTCTTGAAGAACTATCCAGAGGGGTAAAGGTTGGCTTCTGTTCGGATGGGGGAATTCCATGTATTAGTGACCCGGGGTATAAATTGGTTCAATCGGCAATAGAGTCGGGACATGATGTTGAAGTAATACCGGGGGCAACGGCTGTTGAAACAGCACTTGTTTTGTCCGGTCTCCCTACATCTTCATATACATTCAAAGGCTTCCCTCCACGGAAAGAAGGACCTTTACATCGGTTTTTAGAACAGGAAAAAGACTTACCTCATACCTTGATTTTTTTTGAGTCTCCTTATCGTGTTCAGAAATTTTTAGAAAAAGCAATCAAAGTTTTAGGAGACCGTAAATGTGCCATATGTTTTGAAATGACCAAGAAATTTGAACGGGTATATCGAGGGTATCTATCAGAAGTTATGGAGCGATTGAAATCAGAAACTGTGAAAGGAGAGGTTACAATTGTTGTTGCGGGGAATCATCCCAAATTTTTTAATAAAGCACTTGAATTATAG
- a CDS encoding GHMP kinase yields the protein MAIEHVAYSRAGLVGNPSDGYYGKTISVIIRDFYAKVSLYESPQLEIIPSFQDQSKYESIEHLTEDVRLNGYYGGIRLMKAGIYKFYKYCQEHNIRLPQKNFSIRYRSTIPRRLGLAGSSALVTATMKCLMEFYEVEIPKPILPNLILSVETEELGIFAGLQDRVIQVYEGCVFMDFNKDLMEKQGHGYYEEIPVSLLPNLFIAYRKELSEGSEVFHNNVRQRWLDGDPEVHQAMYDFAEYARIARDLLWAGKGEEIGIWMDMNFDRRKSIYNLDPRQVRLVDVARSVGAHAQFTGSGGAIVGIYKDDAMYEQIVKALQTENAVVLKPKIEPNES from the coding sequence ATGGCAATAGAACATGTAGCATATTCTCGAGCAGGATTGGTAGGCAATCCTTCGGATGGTTATTATGGCAAGACAATAAGTGTAATTATTCGGGATTTTTATGCAAAGGTAAGTCTTTATGAAAGCCCCCAGTTGGAAATTATTCCAAGTTTCCAAGACCAATCAAAGTATGAATCTATTGAACATCTTACCGAAGATGTTCGTTTAAACGGGTATTATGGCGGCATTCGTTTGATGAAGGCGGGGATTTATAAGTTTTACAAATATTGTCAAGAACATAATATCCGACTTCCGCAAAAAAATTTTTCCATTCGCTATCGTTCCACTATTCCACGACGATTAGGATTAGCAGGTTCCAGTGCGTTGGTAACTGCTACGATGAAGTGTCTGATGGAATTTTATGAGGTGGAAATTCCAAAACCTATTCTTCCTAATCTTATATTAAGTGTAGAGACGGAGGAGTTAGGGATTTTTGCGGGTTTACAAGACCGTGTTATACAGGTTTATGAGGGGTGCGTATTTATGGATTTTAACAAAGATTTGATGGAAAAACAGGGACATGGATATTATGAGGAGATACCTGTATCGCTATTACCCAATTTGTTTATTGCTTATAGAAAAGAATTATCGGAAGGTTCGGAAGTATTTCATAACAATGTCCGACAACGATGGCTTGATGGAGACCCCGAAGTTCATCAGGCGATGTATGATTTTGCTGAGTATGCCCGTATAGCCCGGGATTTGTTATGGGCAGGAAAGGGAGAAGAAATAGGTATCTGGATGGATATGAATTTTGACCGTAGGAAATCAATTTATAACCTTGACCCACGTCAAGTTCGTTTAGTAGATGTTGCCCGTTCTGTGGGGGCTCATGCTCAATTTACAGGTTCGGGCGGGGCTATTGTGGGAATTTATAAAGATGATGCTATGTATGAGCAAATTGTGAAAGCATTACAAACAGAAAATGCTGTTGTATTAAAACCAAAAATTGAGCCGAACGAATCGTGA
- the flgL gene encoding flagellar hook-associated protein FlgL, producing MGIIRVTSRMLVDRTLTDLAYQTRRILTLQEQLSSGQRVNRPSDDPLSARRAISAQSMITQNEQYIKNITTIRPYLNETETTIMTTLDIVQRARELAIQGRNTTNAQLQRDQIATEVNQLIEALLKESNHQTNGRYIFGGTATNSAPFQETRNANGEIASVSYTGNDNYISVEIMEGTQVVTNQTGREVFLSTGAQSTDIFQTLISLRDDLRSANFTGIEQRIQEANYAISQLSLALAKVGAVSKRLDTTEENLRTANIEFQRVISDSIDADLAEVVVNLNTQTNAYQAALNAASRVIQPSLLDYLR from the coding sequence ATGGGTATTATTCGTGTTACTTCTCGCATGCTTGTGGATAGAACCCTTACAGATTTGGCTTATCAAACACGACGGATATTAACCTTGCAGGAACAACTTTCTTCAGGACAGAGAGTAAACCGTCCTTCGGATGACCCTTTAAGTGCACGCAGGGCTATATCTGCTCAATCCATGATTACACAAAACGAACAGTATATAAAGAATATAACCACTATCCGTCCTTATTTAAATGAAACAGAAACTACTATAATGACAACCTTAGATATTGTTCAACGGGCACGAGAATTAGCCATACAAGGCAGAAACACAACCAATGCCCAATTACAGCGTGACCAGATTGCAACTGAGGTAAATCAATTAATAGAGGCTTTACTAAAAGAATCTAACCATCAAACGAATGGGAGATATATTTTTGGGGGAACAGCTACAAATTCTGCTCCGTTTCAGGAGACAAGAAATGCAAATGGAGAAATAGCATCGGTATCTTATACCGGGAATGATAATTATATTAGTGTTGAGATTATGGAAGGAACACAGGTTGTTACAAATCAAACCGGTAGAGAAGTGTTTTTGTCTACAGGGGCACAAAGTACGGATATTTTTCAGACTTTAATTTCACTTCGAGATGATTTGCGTTCAGCCAATTTCACCGGGATAGAACAACGAATTCAAGAAGCGAACTATGCTATTTCCCAACTTTCTTTAGCCTTGGCGAAGGTAGGAGCCGTTAGTAAGAGATTGGATACTACGGAAGAAAATCTGAGAACCGCTAACATTGAATTTCAGAGGGTTATATCCGATAGTATAGATGCGGATTTAGCCGAAGTGGTTGTCAATCTTAATACACAAACGAATGCATATCAAGCCGCACTTAACGCGGCATCCCGTGTTATCCAACCCAGTTTATTAGACTATTTGAGATGA